Within the Bacillus pumilus genome, the region CGGACGTTGTTCTGAAGTACGATGTCGTGCTGCGATTGCTGCGTTTCTCCATTGACCTGAGAGGCAGAATGCTTTGCATTCGCCCATGGTGTAGGGTAAGCGGTTGTCCTTAATTGAACAAAGTCTTCCATATACGATTTCCCATTTGAACTCATATCTCAAGCACTCCCTTTGGAAAAATTAGCGTTTCCCTGATGCCCTCATTCGTTCCTGTGGACGTGTATTCGTCTCACCATTCGGCCTTTTAGACGCATAAGCATCTGTGGCGCCTGGCTCGCCTTCAAATTTGTGATTCACTTGATTTGGAAAGCCTTTTGCTTTATTACGCATATCGATTCCCTCCAAACAATACAAATCATTTGCGTCTTTTGAAGACGTAAGGGTAGTATATGAAAAAAGAGGTTTTTTTAAAAAGGCACTTTCTGCTAGATGAAGGAGGAACCGATATGGAACAATACTTTGAGCGATTAACAGAACAACTAATGGAAAAAAATAATATGCTGACATATGACGAAGCGCGTACATGGGTAGAGTTGCTTTGGAGTGATTTTGAAACGACCTATGCAAAGGCTGGCCACAAGTATAAAGGACAGGACACAACTGAACGGATTGTCCAAGAATGGATTGAGAGCTACGGTGCGCAGCTGCATTTATTCCAAAATAAACAATCAAAGGCAAACGATCATCTACAAGGGCAGAATAAAGGGTTACTTCATTAAAAGAAGGGCCCTCTCATCTTTTTCAATAAATAGGAAAATATATAAAGAAGCAAACAATTTTATGATGCAATACCCAGTCTGTGATCGGAATTACAGGCTTTTTACAATGGTTAAACTTAAAATTACATTAAATTCATCTTGCTGAAAATCACTGGAAATAAAACTTTGATATAATGGAACGATTAAAGAGACATGTAATTTATGGATAATAAAAAAGGGTTTCGTTTCCTGACAAAAAAGGAATAATGAACATATCAGACTATGTGAAAAAAGTGAAGAGAAGGTGCGATATGGAACGAGAATTGCTCTCTGTTATAATTCCTTCTTACAATGAAGGTGAAAACATCAGACGAATCTTTGAGGCACTCGAGGAAGAGTTTCGCGATTTTCATTATGACTTTGAAATCATTTTTGTGAATGATGGAAGCAAAGACAATACACTTCAATACATGAGAGAGCTCTCTCGCAAAAGTGCAAAGGTCAAATACATTTCCTTCTCACGTAACTTTGGGAAGGAAGCCGCTATTCTGGCAGGACTTGAATATGCGAAGGGAGTGGCTGCGATCATCATGGACGCCGACTTGCAGCACCCAACGTATTTGATTCAAGACTTCGTCAGAGGATATGAAGAAGGCTACCACCAAGTCATTGCCAAACGGAACCGTAAAGGAGACAGCAAGCTTCGCTCTTACTTATCATCCATGTACTATAAAGTGATGAACAAGGTAGTCGAAGTGGACTTGCGTGATGGTGTCGGAGATTTCCGTTTAATTTCTCGCCAAGCAATCGATGCATTGCTTCAGCTAAAAGAAGGAAATCGTTTTTCAAAAGGGCTTTTTTGCTGGATTGGGTTTGAAGAAAAAGTGATCTATTATGAAAATGTAGAAAGACAGCATGGTGATACAAAATGGTCACTAAAGAAGTTGTTTAACTACGGCATAGATGGCGTCATTTCTTTTAACAACCGCCCGCTGCGTATTTGTTTTTATACTGGCATACTGATCTTATTCCTTTCTTTGATTTACATCGTGGCCACCTTTATTCAAATCGTCAGAACGGGCGTGATGGTACCTGGTTATTTCACTTTAATATCGGCTGTACTTTTCCTCGGAGGTGTCCAGCTTTTGAGTCTAGGTGTGATTGGAGAATATATTGGCCGCATTTATTATGAAACGAAAAAGAGGCCGCATTATTTGATCCAAGAATCAAATGTCATGCAGCAAGAGACAAGCTCTAAGGAACAAGACCGAGTGTTAACACAGTTATTTAAATAACGTGGAGTCAAATAACCGGCAAGCACGTATCGCTTGCTGGGTTGTTTTGTTTCAAAGAACAATGGATCTTTTGTGGAAAGGATTTAGATGATGAAACGTAGATGGATAATCATTGGAATGTGCCTCATTCTTGCATTATTAGGCCACTCCTTTTTCTTATATGAATATACGCAAGGCCGGTACATGACAGGAGATGGAGACGGGATCTCACAAATGCTCCCTTTTAAAAAGCTGCTTTACGATGAATATGTCAAAGGGAATTTCTTTTATTCCTATCAATTCGGTCTAGGCGGCGGTACATACACGCAATTAGGGTATTATTTCACAACGTCGACGGTTTTTATGGTGACAGTCGCTGTCGTCTGGCTGATGAATACGCTTCATCTCATACAGTCAACGGATATTCATTTCTGGGCAAATGCCGTGATTTGGCTGAGTGTGATCAAGCTGACGCTTATTCTTTTCATCGCTTACCGTGTGCTTCTTTCAATGGTTCAAAATAGACTAGGTGCCCTGACAGGTGCCGCAATTTATGGACTATCTATTGTATATTTCCGGCATCAAACGTTTTGGGAATTTTTCACCGACAGCATGATGTGGCTTCCGCTACTTGTACTTGGGGTGGAGCGGATTTTCAAAACAGGTAAGCCGGCTTGGTTTATTGCGGCTTGCAGTCTCATGCTGATCAACAATTTTTACTTTGCTTATATTCACTTTATCTTTTTAGCGATC harbors:
- a CDS encoding YpzG family protein — its product is MSSNGKSYMEDFVQLRTTAYPTPWANAKHSASQVNGETQQSQHDIVLQNNVRKQRSK
- a CDS encoding small, acid-soluble spore protein K codes for the protein MRNKAKGFPNQVNHKFEGEPGATDAYASKRPNGETNTRPQERMRASGKR
- a CDS encoding YfhJ family protein, yielding MEQYFERLTEQLMEKNNMLTYDEARTWVELLWSDFETTYAKAGHKYKGQDTTERIVQEWIESYGAQLHLFQNKQSKANDHLQGQNKGLLH
- a CDS encoding glycosyltransferase family 2 protein, whose amino-acid sequence is MERELLSVIIPSYNEGENIRRIFEALEEEFRDFHYDFEIIFVNDGSKDNTLQYMRELSRKSAKVKYISFSRNFGKEAAILAGLEYAKGVAAIIMDADLQHPTYLIQDFVRGYEEGYHQVIAKRNRKGDSKLRSYLSSMYYKVMNKVVEVDLRDGVGDFRLISRQAIDALLQLKEGNRFSKGLFCWIGFEEKVIYYENVERQHGDTKWSLKKLFNYGIDGVISFNNRPLRICFYTGILILFLSLIYIVATFIQIVRTGVMVPGYFTLISAVLFLGGVQLLSLGVIGEYIGRIYYETKKRPHYLIQESNVMQQETSSKEQDRVLTQLFK